In a genomic window of Spiroplasma melliferum:
- a CDS encoding Spiroplasmavirus-related protein: protein MKKQTKLYNQRLEYLVNVIHQCLSIKIPLFILRKALKQLLIKENINLQIMTEKDFLILNEKLKDKFLKIESECD from the coding sequence ATGAAAAAACAAACTAAATTATATAATCAACGATTAGAATATTTGGTTAATGTTATACATCAATGTTTATCAATAAAAATACCATTATTTATATTAAGAAAAGCATTAAAACAATTATTAATAAAAGAAAATATTAATTTACAAATTATGACAGAAAAAGATTTTTTAATTTTAAATGAAAAATTAAAAGATAAATTTTTAAAAATAGAAAGTGAGTGTGATTAA
- a CDS encoding Spiroplasmavirus-related protein, translating into MNRFLVQLIDIATGKIIKDDKGNESKWDSYTFTPVIKLENGTFKGTKDLSKSKWFKITDENYLKLKPYLIDGNLFYVSLKWDGKINIVEPYIENYNEQEFINKYSNNSVITESNN; encoded by the coding sequence ATGAATAGATTTCTAGTACAGTTGATAGATATTGCAACGGGTAAAATTATTAAAGATGATAAAGGTAATGAAAGTAAATGAGATAGTTATACATTTACGCCAGTTATTAAATTAGAAAATGGTACTTTTAAAGGTACAAAAGATTTGTCAAAATCAAAATGATTTAAAATAACTGATGAAAATTATTTAAAATTAAAACCTTATTTAATTGATGGTAATTTATTTTATGTTTCGCTTAAATGGGATGGAAAAATTAATATTGTTGAACCATATATAGAAAATTATAACGAGCAAGAATTTATTAACAAATATTCTAATAATTCAGTAATAACAGAAAGCAATAATTAA
- a CDS encoding putative phage protein — MADRDVKCKECGKIWNFTTKNTTYNSFRGLAKDTMLSYARYYFCPDTNCLVLWKHRMQDNCCIHKK, encoded by the coding sequence ATGGCAGATAGAGATGTTAAATGTAAAGAATGTGGTAAAATTTGAAATTTTACTACTAAAAATACAACTTATAATAGTTTTAGGGGTTTAGCAAAAGATACTATGTTATCTTATGCACGTTATTATTTTTGTCCTGATACTAACTGTTTGGTTTTATGAAAACATCGAATGCAAGATAATTGTTGTATTCATAAAAAATAA
- a CDS encoding Spiroplasmavirus-related protein produces MNNVFIQDNLTNKGHNVIMNALNYVKKEYYLKKVFYGNYVKNVVLPLELVNNNPRNKTGVKNTGKNDKKLWNSRIRSQGNCIRKAYENFWNCKNLSFLTLTYAVNEKDVKKCKNDLKLFFNNINRWWNNPIRSKHHKGILKYMYTYEYQNRGAVHFHIILNQKIPNSIVLQYWKYGINKNIKVRAGSNEDVVKYLAKYIVKTANDNKSQNHYDLNIKAYQFSKNCKNPKVKVGVVELSEQDLIYSVKDNLNYFAFGDENGYKIGFSCDSYYGLDKFKEYKKYVSADRKIFRNLVKNNNFTVNKNTNLRC; encoded by the coding sequence ATGAATAATGTTTTTATTCAAGATAATTTAACAAATAAAGGTCATAATGTAATTATGAATGCTTTAAATTATGTTAAAAAAGAATATTATTTAAAAAAAGTATTCTATGGTAATTATGTTAAAAATGTTGTTTTACCACTAGAATTAGTTAATAATAATCCTCGTAATAAAACGGGAGTTAAAAATACTGGAAAAAATGATAAAAAATTGTGGAATAGTCGTATTCGTTCCCAAGGAAATTGTATTCGAAAAGCGTATGAAAATTTTTGAAATTGTAAAAATTTAAGTTTTCTAACTTTAACTTATGCCGTTAATGAGAAAGATGTTAAAAAATGTAAAAATGATTTAAAGTTATTTTTTAATAATATAAATCGTTGATGAAATAATCCTATTCGTTCTAAACATCATAAAGGAATTTTAAAATATATGTATACTTATGAGTATCAAAATCGCGGAGCAGTCCATTTTCACATCATATTAAATCAAAAAATACCTAATAGTATTGTTTTACAGTATTGAAAATATGGTATTAATAAAAATATTAAAGTTCGTGCTGGTTCTAATGAAGATGTAGTAAAATATTTGGCAAAGTATATTGTTAAGACTGCAAATGATAATAAAAGTCAAAATCATTATGATTTAAATATCAAGGCATATCAATTTAGTAAAAATTGTAAAAACCCAAAAGTAAAAGTTGGAGTTGTTGAATTATCTGAACAAGATTTAATTTATTCAGTTAAAGATAATTTAAATTATTTTGCTTTTGGTGATGAAAACGGTTATAAAATCGGTTTTAGTTGTGATAGTTATTATGGTTTAGATAAGTTCAAAGAATATAAAAAATATGTTTCTGCTGATAGAAAAATATTTAGAAATTTAGTTAAAAATAATAATTTTACTGTTAATAAAAATACTAATTTAAGGTGTTAA